ataaaagtaaaaaaaaatgtagagcCATATGAAATAAATGTTATCTGTTGTTTTGATAATAAACTTgtacaaatatattttaaaacacCTTCATGTGTGTTAAGCCACATTATTGCAAATCAGACAGCAACATCTATTTGATGTATTATCAAACACAATACTATAGGTGATTTCAACTCATGCAAACAAAAATCTGCACTTTGCTCATTAGCATTGCTTCTCCCTGCCCTACACACATCCCATAACATGAAATCTAAATGGACATGTCTTTTAATTTCATGTAGATTCATAATGTCTCTGTACTTCAGGCTACATACACAGGACGCAGTGGAAGTTGCTGCCGGTAACCATTGAGAAATGCTACATATTCTGAATGTTAACCTATACCCTACTGCTGGCCAGACCACTTCTTACACTATTTAACCTGGTAACAGATGTCAAATATGAACAAGTATAAGAATTAGCTAAAGATGAGTTTGATAAGGAGTGAGGAGAAGTGGGACTGCACACTCAAATCTCTGGTTAATCACTGTATGACCTAAAAGCCTGTACTAAATTTTAAACCatgaaatattttcaaaattactttttttgtcaATAATGACCGAGTAAAAAAACTATTAAATGTGATTCAGAAGGTGTTGTTGACAATATATTTGTGCCACTTCCGTTTCCTTATTTTATACTGTAATACTGTATATAGTGTTAGCTAAATATGTTAGTTAAATTTCTTAATTTACATTTATAAAGTTGGAAATAAAATTTAGCTCAAGAGCACCACACAGAACTTATACATtgccataaaaaaaaacattgaggaGCACTATTCCTCTGTGGATCATAAAACTGAATTTACCCACACTCCACTGATGGCACAACTGAGATCACAGCACTGTATTTCATACAGTCATGTGTTGTCTCTTCTGCTGGGGTTGTTCAGGGTAACGAAATGAAAATCAAGAGGGGAACCATGACGCACAGCATTAACCTGTGTTTGATTAGCGGTGACCTGATCATCTCAGACACTGACATCAATACTCCCATGCATGGTTAACATCTGCATAAAAGCCCTTTCAAAAATAGAACAAGTACTGGCTTTTGCTGATGAATCCCAAAACAATCCAGCCATTATCCACAGAACACTCTGTCAGGGAACGGGGATCATGTCAAGATCTGTCAGTTAAAACCCACAAATGGCTCTGTACTTCAACGTGATGGTGAGTTGTTTATGCCTGCAGTAATGATGGCTGATGAATGTTTTGATGGAATTTTTGATCTGATTTCTAACCCAGTGACCACATTAATCTTTGACATTAGAGGTACAGTTGTGATCCAActataaataattgttttttttctgtgtcatttaCAGTGATAAAGTGGCACATTAAGATTACCTAAACTAATTATGGTTTTCTAAAGCTGGGAATATAATCCCTCAAAAACAGTTACTGCTGACACAATTTACTACTGTTCTTACGCCAATTATGACATAAAGAAGGACATAGGAAAAGAGATATAGCTTCCTACACGTGCGGACTACACTATCCTTTTCTTTCACGCGGAGCATTTCAGTAAGTGCGCTTTTCCTCCTACTTGCCGTAGCTAATTATAAACACGGAAGTTACACTGATGTCGCGTCCCAATGTGTGCTACTACCGGTTAGCTATCACGAGAATTATTTTGAAGTATTTTGACACTGACACGAAATAAGTATTTGAGcctaaaaatgaacaaatgccTCAGACATGCTATGTGACGCGTTTTGACAGTTGCTTTTCAGCATGTgaaaatgctaatgctagctaaaTACAGTTAGCTTAGCAATTGAGAGAAATGGCAGATAAAGAGAAAACTTTTCAGTTTGTGATTGTGGGAGGCGGCATCGCAGGGGTGACATGTGTGGAACAGGTGAAAACGAATCGCTGATAACATATTTCTACGTGTTTAatctaatttaagattaaggcTCTGCTAACACGATGCATGTCACTTATTCTTTATTGACAGCTGTCGTCCCAGCTTCCGTCCGCTGATGTGGCCCTGATTACAGCAGGTCCACACATCAAGGCTGTGACCAACTACAAACAGGTCAGAGGGATAAAAAGGACAAGCTGTGGTAGTGGCTCAATGGCAGCACTAAGGAACAATTTGTGATTTTCTAATGATCTCTTTCAAAAGGTGTCAAAGACTCTGGAAGAGTTTGATGTGGAAGAGCAACCATCCAGTGTTCTGGAGGAGAAATTTCCCAACCTGACTGTCATCCATTCTGCTGTCAGATCACTTAATACAAACTCACATGTAAGGATCTTTATCACATGTAATGTCTGTATAAAGGTTTCAAACCATGAACTAGTGAGTGCCATAAGGTCTTAGTAATCTAGATGTCTAGAAGAAATTCTGACTTTATACCAATTTTTCTTGTATGTAACAAAGAGTAAAATTATGATAACCAAAAGCTTTTTTGCAACTATAATCCATCTATTGTCGCCACCTAGTGGTGAACATCCAGAATTACAATTTACACTGAGACGTGTGTTAAAGCCATATGTAAAATGGTTTAATATTTCCCATACTGTCTTGCTTAGACTGTGGAAACTGTAGATGGCCGTGTTTTCGGTTATAAGAATCTGTGCATCTGCAGTGGTGCCAGACCCAAGCTCCTCGCCCAGGACAACCCTTATGTGCTGGGAATACGAGACACGGACAGTGCTCAGGTACAATCTGTAGCCTCcggatgtttgtttgtttgtaacaTAAAGTGTTTCATCCAAAGACAGAGAACAGCTTCcaactgtttttttgtttcaaagTATTACCTGGAAAATTTGCTGGTAATTTACAGTCAGATGATCGTAAtagataaaagaaaaacaatgacctcCTTGTTAAAATTTACAGGTGAATGCTCAGcaggtttctttctgttttaggAGTTTCAGAAGCGACTGTCTAAAGCACAGAGAATTGTAATTGTTGGAAATGGAGGGATTGCCTTGGAATTAGTGTAAGTACTCTGTATCAAAGATGATGTCAATTTTACTTTTACTGCGAATGAGTATTCTAGAACCAGACCagtccattcattcatcagGTTTAATGAACATGTGTTGATTAGGTATGAGGTGGAAGGTTGTGAGGTGATCTGGGCAGTCAAGGACAAGGCCATAGGAAACACCTTCTTTGATGCTGGAGCGGCACAGTTCCTCATCCCCTCACTCGAGGCCGAAAAACCAGAAGCAGCTGCTCCATGTAAGAGACCTCGGTACACGACAGAGGAACCAGCATCTGGGGCTGCACAGACCTTCACAGCAGGTCACTATCTTTTGTTCTACAGAGGTTTTTTGTCTTGTGTACAGGGAGAGATGTCGCTGAACCAGCATGCTCTTCTTCTCTTATACGATACTTTGTCCAATCTCAGATAGAACTTCAAGACGGCACGGTTCTGATCCAACAGAGCCTGGCAGTGCTCTTGGTCCTGACTGGCATGAAGGAATAGTTCTTCAAGGAGTGGAGCAGGTGAGGCAGTGCACATTTTTTACCTGAAGCACGGAGGTTAGCTTGACAAGTTTGTTTCTGTGAGAAACAGCCAATTCATGTTATGTTCAAATGTTATACTGATTCCTGGTTCCCTTCACtttgctggtgtgtgtttaGGGGTCCCGCAGAGTTTCAGTGGAATACCAGTGTGAAGTGGAAAAGGTCTTCACCTCTGAGGAACTCCTCAATTCCCCACAACAAACACTAAGACCTGAGAGTGGTGAGAACTAGATCtactcctctgctcttctctgtcttttcccatttttatgtttttttcattcctcaAGCTTTTCTTCTGCCTCAGTAGGATCTTGGCCAGTGTACATCCAACTGACCAATGGCAAAACATTTGGCTGCGATTTTGTTGTCAGCGCCACCGGTGTTATGCCAAACACAGAGCCATTTCTCCATGGAAACGCAGTAAGAAAACTCATCCATATGCAAAGTAGAATTTATTAGTAACTCTGCCAGTGCTTTGGGGATCCTTGAGCTTTGTGTTAGTATCaaaaggatttttttctgtttgccaTCCATGGCACAGTTATATGACTGACCAGCTGTCATGGCGATGTGCTAGTGTCATGTTAGATTTCACCAAAAGAAATGCATTGACATGTACCCATGATCTTTTTTGAGCGTGGTTTGACCTCCCTTTGTGACACAACTAACTGTGTGTTAATGAAAAATGATCATTACTTTTTGTTGTATTCCTTTAGTTTGCAATTGCAGATGATGGTGGCCTGCAGGTTGATGATCATATGATGACATCAGAGCCAAATGTGTATGCTGCAGGAGATGTGTGTACTGCATGCTGGGAGCACAGCCCTCTGTGGCAGCAGGTAAACTAACTGACAAGACATTGCATCTGTTTGTGGAGTATGCCATATGCTTTCCATCTATTCACCCTATTCTTGTTAAAGTGATGATGTTGGAGATGCTTTAATGGAAGTTTGTCGAATATGGCAAGTGTTCAGTGTTCACTCAGCCTAGATGGGCAAAGAGTTAATTTAATGGTCAAATGCCAAAAGACAGGGATACCGTCACAAGGTTTAACTTAAGCGTAATGACAATGTTCTACAAAAACACTGTACAAAAGTTGTTACTAcatatgtctgtggatgctctcattcatccaggtcatattcatgtccaagagtttaaattgaggcaactggactcgaGCACTGTGCCagggccctgtgcaggactagtttaGTGGCCCATTGTTAGTTTGATGGGAGTGAAACCTGCTAAAAAGAGATGAACAGACAGAGTtttaaacaggtgagagctgatgcctcaccCCTTCTCCtttgtttagagagggtttttccaatttcacatagatggcttaTTACAATAGTTCagtcatgagagactcagcgaactgaacgAGATCGATTTATTAAGTAAAAAGTTTGAATGTgtattggcgtcctagaccccgtcgtgaagaccacatctgaaaaggggggaaaacgcaagaggagaggccgctggatcagaagatccctccggggtctagacctggtagtggtggagagctggagggcaggaggcaggaggccttaactggcgtggatctggtggtgcttggggtggaggagggttgccgggttcgatcagaagaaagctggagaggagatggagactttttaaatttcgtgctaagctgtgattggtcaggagagggacggaaagcgacagctgattggtgagggaggtgctttctattaaccacctgactaagagagcggaacaGAGGGGGAGCAGTGGagtagggataaatggtgaatgatgggaaacaaagtcttcctgattgaacttacgctatgAGCTACATTTTTGCACAACTGCCCTGgcacagtttctggttgttaactgaccattaaccaacaagagggatcttagtcatgtgagttcctccaagatccacccacagaggtcctgagcaCATAAATCAGAGTAGATATGCAAAAATTGCAACTTGACTGGTTGGTTGGGGCATACCaagttcatttttaaaatggttTATTTATTAACTTTGTACCTTATAAGGGCTTAAAGGTTTCATATTTTCCTACTACaacgttttgtttttgtttggggATTTATAGCCTGTTTAAAGGCAAACTGTGTGATAcatgtttgacctgtgtgttgtgtacagaTGCGTTTGTGGACACAAGCCCGTCAGATGGGCTGGTATGCTAGTCGTTGTATGGCAGCACGTGTTCTGTCAGAACCAATAGAGCTAGACTTCTGCTTTGAACTCTTCTCACATGTTACCAAATTCTTCAACTACAAGGTGAGCAATGGGCAGcaatgcattttaaaatttaACCAACATGTTATTCATCTACAATGCACTAAATAAGTGTTTCTATTACCTTTAAGACACATCAAGGTCATTTCACAGTGCTTTCTGCCTCTAGGCTCATTTACAGTGTATGTTTCGATGACTTCCTGCCCTTTGCTCATTCCTCAGGTGGTCCTGCTGGGAAAGTTTAATGGGCAGGGGCTGGGGCCTGACCATGAGCTGCTGGTTCGCTGCACAAAGGGCCACGAGTATGTCAAGGTGACTCTAAATAGAATCATATGTCACTCCGCTGTGTTGGTGTATATGCAGATTTCACTCAGTCACGATTCTTTATTTTGGCTTGTTTACAAAGgtgcaaaaatgtgtttttgtgcaaataATCTAGCCTCACCTCTGGGCAATATCAAAATTTTAAATTCTGTGGatgatgttttgttgttctAGTGCCCTCTGGAACATATTAGATCAGGGCTGTAAAGAACTATGCGTTTGATTAATGCTGGGTTTGAGCTGTGATCAAAGAGAGACTTGCAACAACAATATTACTTTACAGTCACATATTCATACACAATGCGATACAATATTTTGGTCACCGACCAGTCTGCTTttacttctctcttttttgttgcGGGGATTTCTTTTTGACATATTAACAACTGGATAGCCAGGCTTGGCCAGAACAATTTTCTCTTCTGCTTTCATGGTGCCAAGGCAATGTAGATACCCGTAAAGGTCCCCTACTGTATCAAAACTGATATACATGGATAAAATGCACCTGGcctgtatttatatattgtgGCTTGAAACAAGCCATTAGGATCACACAAGGTTAAGAATTCACTGTATAGTTCCTTCCATCAGCAATGCCCACCTGGAGCAACCACCCAATATCACAAGCCATCTAAATAAATATCACTTAGCAGTCTTTCCATGACTAAGCTTGCAAAGACAACTGTTAATATCATAATATAAAGCCAGTATATACTCAGACAGCCCAATCTGCATAAATAACGTTTGAATAAGTGTAAATTTGCTCTCACATTTAACCCAGGTGGTCCTCAGCCATGGGAGGATGGTGGGAGCAGTGCTGATTGGGGAAACAGACTTGGAAGAGACTTTTGAAAACCTGATCCTCAACCAGATGGACCTGACTGCATACGGAGAGGAGCTGCTCAACCCTAACATTGACATAGAAGACTACTTTGACTAAGCAGAACATGTTGTTCTGTGCAGATTTAAGAAACATGAGAATGATTAAATCCTGCTTAAATAATGTCTATAGACGTGGAAAGGACAAATGCATTCTTTCATGTATTTTCATGGTAAATAACTCTGTAAATAAGAGATATTCTTGGTTTTCTGCAAAATTAAATCATTTTCAGACCCATGTGTACTCAAGTGTGAATATTTGTATAAAAGTCTTTAATGCATAACCCAATTTCTTTATTAGCAAAATAAACTATTtagaaatattattattatgacataTTGAGAATAACTCACTCACTTGAATCACAGTTTTGATAAGTTCTCCTTTTTACTCAGAAGAATGAGATATATTAAATCCCTTTGGTGGTGTGTTATCTTAGTAACGCTTGGATTGGATTTCAGCCTAAACAATAACAGCTCCTCCTGTGCTTCACTAACAATTGGCACATCAGACAATATTATTACTGGGTTAAGTTTCTTGTGGTGATGTTGCTACTTGCAAAAATCCTTGGAAAGTCTGTTTTTGAACAGAAAAGTGTCATGAGAAGTAAAGCAGAAAAGAGAGAGCAAACAGGCAGGCCGGGGTTTatgaacaggaaatggcctAAATTTAGGTGCCTTTATTGGCTGATAGAGATTGATACCACAACCTGGTTCTTATTTGGGGCATTATGGAAATGACtcaaacatgcacatacagcAGCAACTCCAACTGGTAAATAAGCCTGCTAGTTAATCGAGAGGAACAGAGATATGTTTCACTTCTTTTTCTAAATATCAAAAATGTGGAAGCATGTCATCCCGAATAAAATGCTCTgccaaaaaaaagacactgatACGGTTTGTCTTTGCAAAATGAAACCATACGTTTGAAAGCACTAGGCAGCTCTCCAGACAGGTGTGTACCTGTGTGGAGAGGAAGGCATTGTTCACTGGGTGTGCAGGGTGACACATATCAATACCAAGATAAAATTCAAATCACTCTATATATAGAGAGTGCAACAGTGAAGGGAAGGACGGCCTGTGCAATGGGATCCAAAGTAACTATGTAACCAAGGAGACAGATTCGGCATGAAATGTATAGCTAGACACAACAGATTTACACCAGCATGTTGACACAgatataaaacatatttacatatttaggAATGCTAAACATGTTTGGTCAGTGTCTATGCAAcaacagggagaaaaaaagattcaCATCTATATAATAGAAATAAGTTTGGGTAAATGCTTTTTCATTTAACTCTGTCAATagttgtatgtgtatgtgatcAAAGGGCTGGCTTAACCTAAATTAAAGTGGCTTTGCCCTCTCTATGTCAGACGACGCTGACATTTAAAAGGCTCAGACATGACACAAAGCGTATTTCATTCAAGCAGATTACGGATGTGTCGTCTGCAACATTGTGAATTACGTTTGCAATGTGTGTACGTTTGTGTGTATTCACCAAGGGCCACCGATGAGTTAGTAAGAAGTATTACTGACAATTATAGACAGATCTGTGTCCATCAATTTAAATAACTGTATTTGTCTCGATGATTTCGCGTGTATTTAATATAAAGTCAAACATTTATCTCCACatacacatgtttaaaatgtgtaagCCCCGCCAAGGGTGCACGCTTACTCCATTAAACAAGCGCTCCTAGTGAGTCATTCGAGTACCAGCATGCACCGGGAGtctactttttttccccaggtGGGTGGGGCTTATTGAGAGGCGTTGCCGCACGTCGCCCTACAGCAAGATTATAGCACCGTCGCTCTCCGCGCATTTTCATACTTTGCGCATTTTGTCGCAGAGTACGACACAGCAATATTCAGAGTGCAAGATATTTCAAGACATAAAGACTGTATCATGGCCAACTTCATTCACGTACCCGAAGAAGCCCCTGCTGTGCCCAAAATAGATGTGACAGTTGACGAGAACGACTACAGACCGGGTGCACTGAAACTGATGAAGGAGCTGAGACCGAACTGGAAGCCGTCTGAGGTCAAAATGAAGGTAGTATTTCACCGTTACTGTGCTTGAATATTAGTGTTTGTGGTTGACGATGTTAATAAATGCGAATGCGGGTGCTAGTAAGTTGTCCCCTTATTATATAACTTGCTAGCTACAGTCTTCGTAAGGTGAGGTGTTAATGTCTCACGTAACATGCCTTTATAAGGCTATATAGTAGAAAATGTCCTTGCTACATTGCAGGCCATACTGGCCTAATATATTCCGCCTCGAGGTTTTGCCTTTGCAAATTGCCTATGAGTCAGCCTGTACCATGATCATGGATCAGTTAGCGCAGCCTGCCAACCCAGGAGAGGTCTGATTTTCTGCCTCCCTCTTTGAGTGGTGATGAACGAGCCAAGCAGGAACTTGGAGGTAGTTGTATAGATGGAGGGTCTGTTTTACCAAAAATGTGATTGTGCAATCGCCCAACCCACCAGAGTTCCTTGAATCctttaatctgttttttcttAAGAGATTTACCAAGGTTTTGAGAGACAACTGTGTATAGCATAAACGAGAGATTAGAAGCCAGTTTTAGACTATTCTTGTTAACTTCTGGAAGTTACACAGGCTAGAAATAGAGCATGACTACAGACTTTTTCACTTGCATGAGTGACTTAACCTAATCCTATAAGATTAGACTGCTGATTGATCTGTCAAAGCCAAACAGAACTAGTTACATTACACTATGCCAGGTAAACACTATGAGTCATACACACAACATCGTCGCCTGTACAGACAACCAGAGAAGTTTATTTTCCTTTGcagtgaaagaagaaaaaaacggGGGTGTGGCTCTATTTAGTCAATACAGTGAGGGTGGAAACTGGTCACATGCTCTGCCACCCTCTCCTTTACTCATCAATGAGAGCAAAGTGGGAACTCAGCAAATGCCAGTCATTGCTTCCTCAGACAAAATAAAATTCCTGACAGTCCAGTCATTCTATCGCAGATAGAATGAACAATTAGGGCTGGTATGTTGGCCCTCTGACTCCCCCACCTCTTAACAAAAAGTTCCCAGCTACACAGTTGATCAACCAAACAGGgcaaacttttgtttttttaagtccATATTCCTACTGCCTGTTTTTACTTGAGGTTTGCCAGAAACTGACTCCTCTCATTACTTTCGTAATACTCAAAACAATGTAGGTTTAATACCAGGCCTGGTATTCAAATAGCAGCATGGGTGTTTGTTATCAACAGGATGAGTTAGGTAAAGTAGTAGGTACCAAGTTATGTAGGTCATTCCCTTTTAACCTGTTCCCGGTTTTTATCTCCATTTCTGCAGTTTTTTACAGATGGAATAACCAATAAGCTACTTGGTTGCTATGTGGGTGCAGTCATGCAGGATGTGGTCCTGGTCCGCATTTATGGCAACAAAACAGAACTGTTGGTTGACCGTGAAAATGAGGTGAAAAGTTTTAGGGTACTGCACGAACACCGCTGTGCCCCATGCCTTTACTCTACCTTCAACAATGGCCTGTGTTATGAATTTCTGCAAGGAACTGCCTTGGAGCCTGAGCACATTCGCAGCCAACCAGTTTTCAGGTAAATAAATGATTGTTATGCAATGTTTGTCAGCTTGTTCACAGGAGACAGGTCTGTTAATGCAGAAAATtataagagagagggagaactgTGGTGGATACTGGTGAATTCAATTAATGAAAAATAACAGATATTGGGTCTTAATATATGTTTTTACAATCTTTGGCTAACTTGTTAACTGGACCCCTTTTGCATATTAGTGCTTTAAGTTTCTCATCCTCTCATTTTCTGTCTTTACCTTTGCAGGCTTATTGCCAGGCAGCTGGCAAAGTACCATGCTATCCATGCCCACAATGGCTGGGTGCCTCAGTCTGACCTGTGGCTTAAGATGGGCAAGTACTTTGCTCTCATCCCCAAGTACTTCCAGGACCCTGAGCAGAATGCCAGGTGAGGCTTTATGATACTATACAAGTTTGATTATCTGTCAGAATTTTCTCTGATGCCctttaattgtttttgttttgtgttttaattccATTTCAATGTCATTTTTAAAGTTAATAGAAATTATAGATGATTTAAATGAAATTCAGAACTGCTTTCTACTGAACCTGAATTATCAAActgatctgattctgatctgGCTGAAGGCCGAGTATTCATAAATTGAGCTGATATTACATTGCTGTGTCATATAACTTGCcacgtgttgtttttttttttattaacacaAACTATATGACCTCATACTGTCAGTGACACATACATGATCCAAGCACGACAAATGACACGGCACAAGAAAATTAATTATCGGCTGTACATAGTACATGGTGTCACATCTGAGGAAGTGATTCTTATCATGACCTCAGCAGGTTTACTACAGCTATGGCATTCCTAAGACATGACACAAGAGTAAAACTGTTTTGGATGTTGACTGGTGTAACTTAAAAGAACAACAACGTTACCCACTGTGGAGATTTTCACATTAGATAACAATGACCGTATTGTCTAGTTGAAAAACTTACAAtttcagttgttttgttttagaaatGTTACTATTTAGCTCAATTTTTGTATGTCATGTCGAGTGGACAAAATTATATATATGGACTGTTATAAAGAGcttgtgtaaaaaataaataatactttttatttaGTGTGCCTATATTCGCCCTCCCCTTTATTTCTGTGCTTTTTCGACTAATGAATTATGCACCTCCATCTGCCATTCATTAATTCTCctacttcttcttcaccctctaTGCCCCCTCCAGGTTGAGCATGGAGGTCCCCAGCCCTCAGTGTCTCAGAGAAGAGTTGGTGTGGCTCCAGCAGAACTTGTCAGTGCTGGGCTCCCCTGTAGTTCTTTGCCACAATGACCTCCTCtgcaaaaatattatttataacCAGGAGGCAGGTGAGTATGCACTACATGAGTTTAGTCACAGATATGTGACTACTGTGTGTCTTAACTGTGTTGTAGTGTGGTCTGCATTGTTTCCTGTGCTCAGGTAGGAGTGCATTAACTGGACTTCCTCAACCCTAGTCACATGCTTCACTCATTTGTCAGTGTTTGCATTGGACTGCCAGCATGGAATTAGTAATGTCAGACGAGACGATCCAGTTGTCTGGATGTTCTGCTAAAGCGTTACATCATTATTTAAAAGGCACATCACACTTGCACAGTGAGATAAAATATGAATTTGCCTCaaataaaccaaaacaaaagcatAAAGAAGTTTTAAAAAATTGGTATAAAATTAATGTCACTGGATTGTTTGTTAATTAGAACTACAAGACTTGACTTATTTTAATTGATTTCATTTTACCACAATGTGTCTGATCTGGCGTTCTAATTCTATGCTGAAAGCTTAAAGTATAAATGTTTTTAGCTTTATATGAGCTTGAACAAACAATGCCATTGCGTCATACCACATACTTTGGTGCTGTAGCAATGTTGCCATTATTTTGATGAAATGAATGTCAAGCACCCTGTCCTCAGGTAAACATTTAGGCATTGAACAAATTTAATCATACAGACCTGAGGCTAGTCAGTAAAACTGTCTTCATAGCAGATGAATGGCGTGGtaaatggaaaagaaagaatttacaagcagagaaagaagag
This region of Parambassis ranga chromosome 2, fParRan2.1, whole genome shotgun sequence genomic DNA includes:
- the pyroxd1 gene encoding pyridine nucleotide-disulfide oxidoreductase domain-containing protein 1 isoform X2, which gives rise to MADKEKTFQFVIVGGGIAGVTCVEQLSSQLPSADVALITAGPHIKAVTNYKQVSKTLEEFDVEEQPSSVLEEKFPNLTVIHSAVRSLNTNSHTVETVDGRVFGYKNLCICSGARPKLLAQDNPYVLGIRDTDSAQEFQKRLSKAQRIVIVGNGGIALELVYEVEGCEVIWAVKDKAIGNTFFDAGAAQFLIPSLEAEKPEAAAPCKRPRYTTEEPASGAAQTFTADRTSRRHGSDPTEPGSALGPDWHEGIVLQGVEQGSRRVSVEYQCEVEKVFTSEELLNSPQQTLRPESGSWPVYIQLTNGKTFGCDFVVSATGVMPNTEPFLHGNAFAIADDGGLQVDDHMMTSEPNVYAAGDVCTACWEHSPLWQQMRLWTQARQMGWYASRCMAARVLSEPIELDFCFELFSHVTKFFNYKVVLLGKFNGQGLGPDHELLVRCTKGHEYVKVVLSHGRMVGAVLIGETDLEETFENLILNQMDLTAYGEELLNPNIDIEDYFD
- the etnk1 gene encoding ethanolamine kinase 1, with product MANFIHVPEEAPAVPKIDVTVDENDYRPGALKLMKELRPNWKPSEVKMKFFTDGITNKLLGCYVGAVMQDVVLVRIYGNKTELLVDRENEVKSFRVLHEHRCAPCLYSTFNNGLCYEFLQGTALEPEHIRSQPVFRLIARQLAKYHAIHAHNGWVPQSDLWLKMGKYFALIPKYFQDPEQNARLSMEVPSPQCLREELVWLQQNLSVLGSPVVLCHNDLLCKNIIYNQEAGNVKFIDYEYAGYNYQAYDIGNHFNEFAGLNEVDYSHYPERDFQLQWFRCYLEAYKEHKGQGSVVTDREVEILYVQVNQFALASHFFWGLWALIQAKFSTIDFDFLEYAVLRFNQYFKMKPEAAALNLPE
- the pyroxd1 gene encoding pyridine nucleotide-disulfide oxidoreductase domain-containing protein 1 isoform X1 codes for the protein MADKEKTFQFVIVGGGIAGVTCVEQLSSQLPSADVALITAGPHIKAVTNYKQVSKTLEEFDVEEQPSSVLEEKFPNLTVIHSAVRSLNTNSHTVETVDGRVFGYKNLCICSGARPKLLAQDNPYVLGIRDTDSAQEFQKRLSKAQRIVIVGNGGIALELVYEVEGCEVIWAVKDKAIGNTFFDAGAAQFLIPSLEAEKPEAAAPCKRPRYTTEEPASGAAQTFTADRTSRRHGSDPTEPGSALGPDWHEGIVLQGVEQGSRRVSVEYQCEVEKVFTSEELLNSPQQTLRPESVGSWPVYIQLTNGKTFGCDFVVSATGVMPNTEPFLHGNAFAIADDGGLQVDDHMMTSEPNVYAAGDVCTACWEHSPLWQQMRLWTQARQMGWYASRCMAARVLSEPIELDFCFELFSHVTKFFNYKVVLLGKFNGQGLGPDHELLVRCTKGHEYVKVVLSHGRMVGAVLIGETDLEETFENLILNQMDLTAYGEELLNPNIDIEDYFD